Proteins from a genomic interval of uncultured Desulfuromusa sp.:
- a CDS encoding HDOD domain-containing protein, whose product MSMFMDFESITKSMGELPASPIVATKLLELLRKPDLKIKELANAVSLDPVISARLLRIANSAFYQLVKQVNTVDRAIIVVGEDVLKNLALEYSLRSTSKTFGVMERKMWEHSIGCAVACRMLAGRLTDLDKDMAYLAGLQHHIGKVVMVNRDKKLYKEVLQAVESGKGQLRDVERGLFAYSHEVVGAALLDYWNYPKMIVEATLHHHAFDKLRSEKPEVFKLCAVLNLASDFCHRFGIGFSEETDVDLTLSRGALALEANPMIVEELTEIFYPAFIKERNLFLS is encoded by the coding sequence ATGAGTATGTTCATGGATTTTGAGTCCATTACCAAGAGTATGGGAGAATTGCCTGCATCGCCAATTGTTGCAACCAAATTGTTGGAATTGCTTCGTAAACCTGATTTGAAAATCAAGGAACTGGCTAATGCTGTTTCTCTTGATCCGGTCATTTCTGCACGCCTGCTGAGGATTGCCAACTCTGCTTTTTATCAACTGGTTAAACAGGTCAATACCGTTGATCGGGCAATCATTGTTGTCGGTGAAGATGTTCTCAAAAACCTTGCTCTCGAATATAGTTTACGCTCAACCAGTAAAACCTTTGGGGTTATGGAACGTAAAATGTGGGAGCATTCGATAGGATGTGCGGTTGCCTGCAGAATGTTGGCAGGTCGTCTGACAGATCTTGACAAGGACATGGCCTATCTTGCTGGGCTGCAACACCACATTGGTAAAGTCGTGATGGTGAATCGTGACAAGAAACTTTATAAAGAAGTACTTCAGGCAGTTGAATCCGGAAAGGGACAGCTGCGTGATGTTGAGCGGGGTTTGTTTGCCTATTCCCATGAGGTTGTTGGTGCGGCGCTGCTTGATTATTGGAACTACCCCAAGATGATTGTTGAAGCGACTCTGCACCACCATGCTTTTGACAAACTGCGCTCTGAAAAACCGGAAGTTTTTAAACTTTGCGCTGTTCTTAACCTTGCGAGTGATTTCTGCCACCGTTTCGGGATAGGCTTTTCTGAAGAAACAGATGTTGACTTAACTCTCAGTCGGGGGGCTTTAGCTCTTGAAGCCAATCCGATGATTGTTGAGGAACTGACAGAGATATTTTATCCTGCATTCATCAAAGAACGGAACCTGTTTCTTTCCTGA
- a CDS encoding CoA-binding protein has protein sequence MTIEKRIEQFFASPVFGIVGASANRDKYGNKVLRCYQQNKLQAIPVNPTETEIEGLACVTSVASLPDDVQSLSIITPPKITEKVVEQAAAHGIKNIWMQIGSESPAAIQYCEEQGLNVIADGSCVLVVLGYHDH, from the coding sequence ATGACGATTGAAAAGAGAATCGAACAATTTTTTGCTTCTCCGGTTTTTGGTATCGTTGGTGCTTCAGCCAATCGGGATAAATATGGGAATAAGGTGTTGCGCTGCTATCAGCAGAATAAATTACAAGCGATTCCCGTCAATCCGACAGAGACAGAAATTGAAGGATTAGCCTGTGTGACTTCGGTTGCGTCTCTTCCTGACGATGTCCAGAGCCTTTCAATCATTACCCCTCCGAAAATAACGGAAAAAGTTGTTGAACAGGCTGCCGCTCACGGTATTAAGAACATCTGGATGCAGATCGGGTCCGAAAGCCCTGCAGCAATACAGTATTGTGAAGAACAGGGGCTGAATGTGATAGCCGATGGCAGCTGCGTGCTGGTTGTTCTCGGTTATCATGATCATTGA